One Bacillus amyloliquefaciens DSM 7 = ATCC 23350 DNA window includes the following coding sequences:
- a CDS encoding FxsA family protein: MRVLFLLFIVCPAIEIGLFLLAGKWLGVFPTVLLIILTGVLGALVAKRQGTDVYHRVMRDLQHGKMPGEALLDGICVFIGGLLLMLPGFLSDIAGACLLIPFTRNRMKPLLFKWLRGMSKNKRIIIK; the protein is encoded by the coding sequence ATGAGAGTTTTATTCTTACTGTTTATCGTGTGTCCGGCGATTGAAATCGGCTTGTTTCTGCTGGCGGGAAAATGGCTCGGCGTTTTTCCGACCGTCCTTCTCATCATTTTGACAGGTGTGTTAGGCGCCTTGGTGGCAAAAAGACAGGGAACTGATGTGTATCATCGGGTGATGCGCGATCTGCAGCACGGCAAAATGCCGGGGGAAGCGCTTCTGGACGGGATATGCGTCTTTATCGGAGGCCTGCTTTTGATGCTTCCGGGTTTTTTGTCCGATATTGCAGGGGCCTGTCTTCTGATTCCGTTCACTCGGAACCGCATGAAGCCGCTTTTGTTCAAATGGCTGAGAGGAATGTCAAAAAACAAGCGGATCATTATCAAATAA
- the ytvI gene encoding sporulation integral membrane protein YtvI, giving the protein MNPHYATVFFRALFVLAAAGGALAAGYASFPLTYPFLIALILSSAIIPVVDWLDKLTGLPRSVNTVIVLVFFLLILLGAATFLVAEIISGTAYLAKTLPPHISAFMTYCEELFTSRIQPLYHELTVLFNGLETNQQASIVTHIQTLGDTAAKNAGLMLSHLLELVPKWIAFLPNTAAVFVFAMLATFFMTKDWHKLKALLYSILPERVSANAKAVSGELKKAMAGFIKAQAVLILFTMIIVFIGLFLLGIEHAATIAFFIGLVDLLPYLGAGSVFVPWIMYLAIAGQLPQAIGLGILYIVVLIQRQLTEPKILSKSIGLDPLATLIALFAGFKLFGILGLAAGPALLVFIQAFITTGALKEIWAYITVQSK; this is encoded by the coding sequence GTGAATCCGCACTATGCAACTGTTTTTTTCCGCGCGCTGTTTGTACTCGCTGCGGCCGGCGGCGCTTTAGCGGCCGGTTACGCCTCATTCCCGTTAACTTATCCGTTTCTGATCGCCCTTATTCTGTCATCGGCGATCATACCGGTTGTTGACTGGCTGGACAAACTGACGGGTCTGCCCCGGTCAGTCAATACAGTCATTGTCCTGGTCTTCTTTTTGCTGATCCTTCTTGGCGCGGCGACCTTTCTGGTTGCGGAAATCATTTCGGGAACCGCTTATCTGGCTAAAACGCTCCCTCCCCATATCAGCGCCTTTATGACATATTGCGAAGAGCTGTTCACTTCCCGCATTCAGCCATTGTACCACGAGCTGACCGTCTTATTTAACGGGCTGGAAACCAATCAGCAGGCATCAATCGTGACGCATATCCAGACGCTCGGTGATACAGCCGCTAAAAATGCGGGGCTGATGCTTTCACATCTTTTGGAACTGGTGCCGAAATGGATTGCCTTCCTTCCCAATACAGCAGCCGTCTTCGTTTTCGCAATGCTGGCCACCTTTTTTATGACAAAGGACTGGCACAAGCTGAAAGCGCTGCTTTATTCCATTCTTCCGGAACGGGTTTCGGCAAACGCCAAGGCCGTATCGGGAGAGCTGAAAAAAGCGATGGCAGGTTTCATTAAGGCGCAGGCCGTGCTCATCCTTTTTACGATGATCATTGTCTTTATCGGACTTTTTCTTTTAGGGATTGAGCATGCGGCAACCATTGCCTTTTTTATCGGACTGGTGGATCTTCTCCCGTATCTCGGCGCCGGATCGGTATTTGTTCCTTGGATTATGTATTTGGCCATTGCCGGACAGCTTCCTCAAGCGATCGGCCTCGGTATTTTATATATTGTGGTTCTCATTCAGCGCCAGCTGACGGAGCCGAAAATTCTAAGCAAGTCGATCGGTCTTGATCCGCTTGCGACCTTAATCGCCCTGTTTGCCGGCTTTAAGCTGTTCGGAATTTTAGGACTGGCTGCGGGGCCTGCACTGCTTGTTTTCATTCAGGCATTTATCACAACGGGCGCTTTAAAAGAAATATGGGCCTATATTACTGTTCAGTCCAAATAA
- the pfkA gene encoding 6-phosphofructokinase, which yields MKRIGVLTSGGDSPGMNAAVRAVVRKAIYHDVEVYGIYNGYSGLISGKIEKLELGSVGDIIHRGGTKLYTARCPEFKTVEGREKGIENLKKLGIEGLVVIGGDGSYMGAKKLTEHGFPCVGVPGTIDNDIPGTDFTIGFDTALNTVIDAIDKIRDTATSHERTYVIEVMGRHAGDIALWAGLAGGAESILIPEADYDMEEIIGRLKRGHDRGKKHSIIIVAEGVGSGVEFGKRIEEETNLETRVSVLGHIQRGGSPSASDRVLASRLGAYAVELLLEGKGGRCVGIQNNKLVDHDIIEILETKHTVEPNMYQLSKELSI from the coding sequence ATGAAGCGTATAGGAGTATTAACGAGCGGCGGGGATTCCCCGGGGATGAACGCAGCGGTGCGCGCGGTTGTGCGGAAAGCTATCTACCACGATGTAGAAGTATACGGAATTTATAACGGTTATTCAGGATTAATCAGCGGAAAAATAGAGAAACTGGAGCTGGGTTCGGTCGGCGACATCATCCATCGCGGAGGAACAAAGCTGTACACGGCCAGATGTCCTGAATTCAAAACAGTTGAAGGCCGTGAAAAAGGAATCGAAAATTTAAAGAAACTCGGCATCGAAGGTCTTGTCGTTATCGGCGGAGACGGTTCATACATGGGTGCGAAAAAATTAACGGAACACGGGTTTCCATGTGTAGGTGTACCGGGTACGATAGATAATGACATCCCGGGAACTGATTTTACGATCGGATTTGATACGGCGTTAAACACCGTAATTGATGCGATTGATAAAATCCGTGACACCGCTACGTCGCATGAGCGTACATACGTTATTGAAGTTATGGGGCGCCATGCAGGCGACATTGCTTTATGGGCAGGGCTTGCAGGCGGAGCGGAATCAATTTTAATTCCTGAAGCGGATTACGATATGGAGGAAATTATCGGCCGTTTGAAGAGAGGGCATGACCGCGGCAAAAAACACAGTATCATCATCGTTGCAGAAGGGGTAGGCAGCGGGGTTGAATTCGGAAAACGCATCGAAGAAGAGACGAACCTTGAAACACGGGTATCCGTTTTAGGGCACATCCAGCGCGGCGGATCTCCAAGCGCTTCTGACCGGGTTCTTGCAAGCCGCCTCGGCGCTTACGCGGTTGAGCTTCTGCTTGAAGGAAAAGGCGGACGCTGCGTAGGTATACAAAACAACAAGCTTGTAGACCATGATATTATAGAAATTTTAGAGACAAAACATACTGTTGAACCAAACATGTATCAGCTTTCAAAAGAACTGTCTATTTAA
- the accD gene encoding acetyl-CoA carboxylase, carboxyltransferase subunit beta → MLKDIFTKKKKYASVPSEQAKHDVPEGIMTKCPKCKKIMLTKELDKNLRVCMNCGHHFPMNAKQRIESLLDEDSFEEFNQGMISENPLGFPGYLEKVEKDREKTSLNEAVVTGKGTISGFPAVIAIMDSTFRMGSMGSVVGEKITLAIEKAKEEKVPFIIFTASGGARMQEGVLSLMQMAKTSSALKLFSEEQGLIISVMTHPTTGGVSASFASLGDYNFAEPGALIGFAGRRIIEQTIGEKLPEDFQTAEFLLKHGQLDAVIHRNDMKDKLAFLLDMHQTGGEHEWLQD, encoded by the coding sequence TTGTTAAAGGATATATTCACAAAAAAGAAAAAATATGCTTCCGTGCCGTCTGAGCAGGCAAAACATGATGTTCCGGAAGGCATTATGACAAAGTGCCCGAAATGTAAAAAAATCATGCTCACAAAAGAGTTAGATAAAAACCTGCGCGTCTGCATGAACTGCGGGCACCATTTCCCGATGAATGCAAAGCAGCGCATTGAAAGCCTCCTGGATGAAGATTCATTCGAAGAATTCAACCAGGGAATGATATCTGAAAACCCGCTCGGTTTCCCGGGATATTTAGAAAAAGTCGAAAAAGACCGCGAGAAAACATCGCTGAATGAAGCGGTTGTTACCGGAAAAGGAACCATCAGCGGATTCCCTGCCGTGATCGCGATCATGGATTCGACATTCCGTATGGGCAGCATGGGATCGGTTGTCGGCGAAAAAATCACGCTGGCAATTGAAAAAGCAAAAGAGGAAAAAGTCCCATTCATCATCTTTACCGCTTCCGGCGGCGCACGTATGCAGGAAGGGGTCTTAAGCCTTATGCAGATGGCAAAGACAAGCTCTGCGCTGAAACTGTTCAGTGAGGAGCAGGGCCTGATTATTTCGGTCATGACCCACCCGACGACAGGCGGCGTATCGGCGAGTTTCGCGTCTCTCGGTGATTATAATTTCGCTGAACCGGGCGCCTTGATCGGATTTGCCGGAAGACGTATTATTGAACAGACGATCGGGGAAAAACTGCCGGAAGATTTCCAGACGGCAGAATTTTTATTAAAGCACGGCCAGCTTGATGCGGTGATTCACCGAAACGACATGAAAGACAAACTCGCATTTCTGCTGGACATGCACCAAACAGGAGGTGAGCATGAGTGGCTGCAAGATTAG
- the accA gene encoding acetyl-CoA carboxylase carboxyl transferase subunit alpha: protein MAARLEFEKPVIELQTKIAELKKFTQDSEMDLSAEIARLEDRLSKLQDEIYKNLKPWDRVQIARLPDRPTTLDYIQYLFTDFFECHGDRTYGDDAAIVGGVAKYHGMPVTVIGHQRGKDTKENLVRNFGMPHPEGYRKALRLMKQADKFNRPIICFIDTKGAYPGKAAEERGQSEAIAKNLFEMAGLTVPVVCIVIGEGGSGGALALGVGNRMLMLENSTYSVISPEGAASILWKDSSLAKKAAETMKITAPDLLELGIIDDMIKEVKGGAHHDIKQQAGYIDGILKETLKSLLQLNAEELISQRYEKYKAIGKVSVEDQYIGVN from the coding sequence GTGGCTGCAAGATTAGAATTTGAAAAACCGGTAATTGAACTCCAGACGAAAATCGCCGAACTGAAAAAATTCACCCAGGATTCGGAGATGGATTTAAGCGCTGAAATCGCAAGGCTTGAAGACCGGCTCAGCAAGCTCCAGGATGAGATTTATAAAAACCTGAAACCGTGGGACAGAGTGCAGATCGCACGCCTTCCCGACCGGCCGACGACGCTTGATTACATTCAATACCTGTTTACTGACTTTTTTGAGTGCCACGGAGACAGAACGTACGGAGACGATGCGGCGATTGTCGGCGGAGTTGCCAAATATCACGGCATGCCGGTCACCGTTATCGGTCATCAGCGCGGAAAAGACACGAAAGAAAACCTTGTCCGCAATTTCGGGATGCCTCATCCGGAGGGCTACCGTAAAGCGCTCCGCCTCATGAAGCAGGCGGATAAGTTTAACCGCCCGATTATCTGCTTCATCGACACGAAGGGAGCGTATCCGGGCAAAGCGGCGGAAGAACGGGGACAAAGTGAAGCCATCGCCAAGAACCTGTTCGAAATGGCCGGCCTGACAGTGCCTGTCGTTTGTATCGTCATCGGGGAAGGCGGCAGCGGAGGCGCGCTTGCATTAGGTGTCGGCAACCGCATGCTGATGCTTGAGAACTCGACGTATTCCGTTATTTCTCCTGAAGGAGCCGCGTCCATTTTGTGGAAAGATTCCAGCCTTGCCAAAAAAGCGGCTGAAACCATGAAGATTACTGCGCCCGATTTATTAGAATTAGGAATTATAGATGATATGATTAAAGAAGTGAAGGGCGGAGCTCACCATGATATCAAGCAGCAGGCGGGCTACATTGACGGCATTCTTAAAGAAACATTAAAATCTCTTCTTCAATTGAACGCCGAAGAATTGATCTCACAGCGCTACGAAAAATATAAAGCAATCGGAAAAGTTTCGGTTGAGGATCAATATATCGGGGTAAACTGA
- the citZ gene encoding citrate synthase encodes MTATRGLEGVVATTSSVSSIIDDTLTYVGYDIDDLTENASFEEIIYLLWHLRLPNKTELAELKKQLAKEAAVPQEIIEHFKSYPLNNVHPMAALRTAISLLGLTDSEADVMNPEANYRKAIRLQAKVPGIVAAFSRIRKGLDPVEPKEEYGIAENFLYTLNGEEPSPIEVEAFNKALILHADHELNASTFTARVCVATLSDIYSGITAAIGALKGPLHGGANEAVMKMLTEIGEVENAEPYIRSKMEKKEKVMGFGHRVYKHGDPRAKHLKEMSKRLTNLTGESKWYDMSIRVEEIVTSEKKLPPNVDFYSASVYHSLGIDHDLFTPIFAVSRMSGWIAHILEQYDNNRLIRPRAEYTGPDKQTFVPIDERA; translated from the coding sequence ATGACAGCAACACGCGGTCTTGAAGGGGTTGTAGCAACAACATCATCTGTAAGCTCTATTATCGACGATACCCTTACATATGTAGGGTACGATATTGACGACTTGACAGAGAATGCAAGTTTTGAAGAAATCATTTATTTGCTGTGGCATCTGCGCCTGCCGAATAAAACGGAACTTGCTGAATTGAAAAAACAGCTTGCGAAAGAAGCTGCCGTTCCACAAGAAATCATTGAGCACTTCAAATCCTATCCCCTCAATAACGTACATCCAATGGCGGCGCTTCGGACAGCGATTTCATTACTCGGTCTGACTGACAGTGAAGCCGATGTCATGAATCCGGAAGCGAACTACAGAAAAGCCATCCGCCTGCAGGCGAAGGTGCCGGGCATTGTCGCCGCTTTCTCAAGAATCCGTAAAGGGCTTGATCCCGTTGAACCGAAGGAAGAGTACGGAATCGCGGAGAATTTCCTATACACTTTAAACGGTGAAGAGCCTTCTCCGATCGAAGTGGAAGCGTTTAACAAAGCGCTCATTCTTCATGCGGATCATGAGCTGAATGCATCAACATTTACGGCGAGAGTATGCGTCGCCACCTTATCCGATATTTACTCAGGCATCACAGCCGCCATCGGCGCTTTAAAAGGGCCGCTTCACGGGGGAGCCAATGAAGCCGTCATGAAAATGCTGACAGAAATCGGCGAAGTGGAAAATGCCGAGCCTTATATCCGCAGCAAAATGGAGAAAAAGGAAAAAGTAATGGGCTTTGGGCACCGCGTGTATAAGCATGGGGACCCGCGCGCCAAACATTTAAAAGAAATGAGCAAACGCCTGACGAATCTGACGGGTGAAAGCAAATGGTACGACATGTCAATCCGTGTCGAAGAAATCGTGACGTCGGAGAAAAAACTTCCGCCTAACGTTGATTTCTATTCCGCATCTGTCTACCACAGTCTCGGCATTGATCACGATCTGTTCACGCCGATCTTTGCGGTCAGCAGAATGTCAGGATGGATCGCGCACATTCTTGAGCAATACGATAACAACCGCCTCATCCGCCCGCGCGCTGAATACACGGGTCCGGATAAGCAGACTTTTGTTCCGATTGATGAAAGAGCCTGA
- a CDS encoding DUF441 domain-containing protein: protein MFTQANLFLLLLLAIALIAKNQSLLFAVGFLIVIKAVGLDQKLFPVIQSKGINWGVTVITIAVLVPIATGDIGFKQLGEAMKSYYAWIALGAGIAVALIAKNGLTLLENDPHITTALVIGTILAVALFGGVAVGPLIGAGIAYLAMQIVKIFTS from the coding sequence ATGTTTACACAGGCGAATTTATTTTTACTATTATTGCTGGCCATCGCATTGATAGCCAAAAATCAGTCATTGCTTTTTGCCGTCGGCTTTCTTATCGTGATAAAAGCTGTCGGTCTTGACCAGAAACTGTTTCCGGTTATTCAGTCAAAAGGAATCAACTGGGGGGTTACTGTCATTACAATCGCCGTTTTAGTGCCGATTGCTACGGGTGATATCGGTTTTAAACAGCTCGGAGAAGCGATGAAATCGTATTACGCGTGGATCGCGCTCGGTGCCGGGATCGCCGTTGCCTTAATCGCCAAAAACGGTCTCACCCTATTGGAAAACGATCCTCATATTACAACGGCGCTGGTCATCGGCACGATACTTGCCGTCGCGCTTTTCGGAGGCGTCGCCGTCGGTCCGTTAATCGGCGCCGGAATCGCCTACTTGGCCATGCAAATCGTTAAAATATTCACTTCGTAA
- the pyk gene encoding pyruvate kinase codes for MKKTKIVCTIGPASESVEMLTKLMEAGMNVARLNFSHGDFEEHGARIKNIREASKKLGKNVGILLDTKGPEIRTHDMENGELELQAGNEIIVSTKQVLGTLEKFSVSYEGLADDVSAGSIILLDDGLIGLEVLESNPEKHEIKTKILNSGTLKNKKGVNVPGVSVNLPGITEKDAKDIVFGIEQGVDFIAASFVRRSTDVLEIRELLEEHNASDIQIIPKIENQEGVDNLDAILEVSDGLMVARGDLGVEIPAEEVPLVQKEMIKKCNALGKPVITATQMLDSMQRNPRPTRAEASDVANAIFDGTDAIMLSGETAAGQYPVEAVQTMFNIATRTEESLNYKEILSKRRDQVGMTITDAIGQSVAHTAINLNAAAIVTPTESGHTARMIAKYRPQAPIVAVTVNESVSRKLGLVFGVFPASGQNANSTDEMLEDAVQKSLDSGIVKRGDLIVITAGSVGESGTTNLMKVHTVGSIVAKGQGIGRKSAFGPVVVAKNAKEAEQKMTDGAVLVVSSTDRDMIASLEKASALITEEGGLTSHAAVVGLSLGIPVIVGLENATSVLTEGQVITVDAARGAVYEGRASVL; via the coding sequence TTGAAAAAAACAAAAATCGTTTGTACAATCGGTCCGGCCAGTGAAAGTGTAGAAATGCTGACAAAGTTGATGGAAGCGGGTATGAACGTTGCTCGTCTGAATTTTTCACACGGTGATTTCGAAGAGCACGGCGCAAGAATCAAAAACATCAGAGAAGCAAGCAAAAAGCTCGGCAAAAACGTGGGAATTCTTCTTGATACGAAAGGCCCGGAAATCCGCACGCACGATATGGAAAACGGCGAGCTTGAGCTTCAGGCGGGAAATGAAATTATCGTTTCTACGAAACAGGTGCTGGGAACACTTGAAAAGTTCTCTGTTTCTTATGAAGGCCTGGCAGACGACGTGTCAGCAGGATCTATCATCCTGTTGGATGACGGTTTAATCGGATTGGAAGTGCTTGAATCAAATCCGGAAAAACACGAAATCAAAACAAAAATCTTAAACAGCGGCACGCTGAAAAATAAAAAAGGCGTAAACGTTCCGGGTGTCAGCGTCAACCTTCCGGGAATTACTGAAAAAGACGCCAAAGATATCGTATTCGGTATTGAGCAAGGCGTAGATTTCATCGCTGCGTCATTTGTGCGCCGTTCTACGGATGTCCTGGAAATCCGCGAACTGCTTGAAGAGCACAACGCGTCTGACATTCAAATCATCCCTAAAATCGAGAACCAGGAAGGCGTGGACAACCTGGATGCGATCCTGGAAGTTTCTGACGGCTTAATGGTAGCGCGCGGAGACCTCGGCGTTGAGATTCCGGCTGAAGAAGTGCCGCTCGTGCAAAAAGAAATGATCAAAAAATGCAACGCGCTCGGCAAACCGGTTATCACTGCGACACAAATGCTTGACAGCATGCAGCGCAACCCTCGTCCGACACGCGCTGAAGCAAGTGACGTTGCCAACGCCATTTTCGACGGCACAGATGCTATCATGCTTTCCGGTGAAACAGCTGCGGGACAATATCCTGTTGAGGCGGTTCAAACAATGTTTAACATCGCCACACGCACGGAAGAATCTCTGAACTACAAAGAAATTCTGTCTAAACGCAGAGATCAGGTCGGCATGACGATTACCGATGCGATCGGCCAATCAGTTGCGCATACGGCGATCAACCTGAATGCAGCAGCTATCGTTACGCCTACAGAAAGCGGCCATACGGCGCGTATGATCGCGAAATACCGTCCTCAGGCTCCGATTGTAGCCGTTACGGTGAACGAGTCTGTATCACGCAAACTCGGTCTTGTATTCGGTGTATTCCCAGCAAGCGGACAAAACGCAAATTCAACAGATGAAATGCTTGAAGATGCGGTACAAAAATCACTTGACAGCGGCATCGTGAAACGCGGTGATCTGATTGTCATTACAGCCGGTTCTGTCGGTGAATCAGGCACGACGAATCTGATGAAAGTCCACACTGTCGGCAGCATTGTCGCAAAAGGGCAGGGCATCGGACGCAAATCCGCTTTCGGTCCTGTCGTAGTTGCAAAAAATGCGAAAGAAGCTGAACAAAAAATGACAGACGGCGCGGTATTGGTTGTCTCAAGCACTGACCGCGACATGATCGCTTCACTTGAAAAAGCATCCGCGCTCATCACTGAAGAAGGCGGTCTGACAAGCCATGCTGCCGTGGTCGGTTTAAGCTTGGGCATTCCGGTTATCGTAGGCCTGGAGAACGCAACTTCAGTTTTAACAGAAGGACAGGTTATCACAGTTGACGCTGCCCGCGGCGCTGTGTATGAAGGCCGCGCAAGCGTTCTTTAA
- the maeB gene encoding NADP-dependent malic enzyme, protein MSLREEALHLHKVNQGKLESKAKVEVRNADDLSLAYSPGVAEPCKEIYNDKNKVYDYTMKGNMVAVVTDGSAVLGLGNIGPEASLPVMEGKAVLFKSFAGVDAFPIALDTNDVDKIIDTVKLLEPTFGGVNLEDIAAPNCFIIEERLKKETNIPVFHDDQHGTAIVTVAGLVNALKLSGKSMSSIKVVANGAGAAGIAIIKLLYHFGVRDIVMCDSKGAIYEGRPAGMNAVKNEVAKFTNQDRKDGSLKDVIQDADVFIGVSVEGALTKEMVESMAKDPIIFAMANPNPEIMPEDARAAGASVIGTGRSDFPNQVNNVLAFPGIFRGALDVRATHINEEMKIAAVEAIASLVSEDELSADYVIPAPFDKRVAPAVAKAVAKAAMETGVARITVDPEEVAEKTRQLTVIGE, encoded by the coding sequence ATGTCATTAAGAGAAGAAGCATTACATTTACACAAAGTAAACCAAGGAAAACTCGAATCAAAAGCAAAGGTAGAAGTCAGAAATGCAGACGATTTAAGCCTTGCCTACTCTCCGGGGGTAGCTGAGCCTTGTAAAGAAATTTATAACGATAAAAATAAAGTATATGATTATACAATGAAGGGGAACATGGTAGCAGTCGTAACAGACGGATCAGCCGTTCTCGGTCTCGGAAATATCGGACCTGAAGCATCTCTTCCTGTTATGGAAGGGAAAGCGGTGCTTTTCAAAAGCTTCGCGGGTGTGGATGCATTCCCGATCGCGCTTGACACAAACGATGTGGACAAAATCATTGACACGGTGAAGCTGCTTGAACCGACATTCGGCGGTGTCAACCTTGAGGATATTGCGGCGCCGAACTGCTTTATCATTGAAGAACGCCTGAAAAAAGAAACTAACATTCCTGTGTTCCACGATGATCAGCACGGCACAGCCATCGTAACCGTTGCCGGACTTGTAAACGCGCTGAAATTATCAGGAAAATCCATGTCATCCATTAAAGTCGTTGCAAACGGAGCGGGAGCGGCAGGCATCGCGATCATCAAGCTTCTTTACCATTTCGGCGTACGCGATATCGTAATGTGCGACTCTAAAGGAGCCATTTACGAAGGGCGTCCGGCCGGCATGAACGCGGTGAAAAACGAAGTGGCGAAGTTTACAAACCAAGACCGCAAAGACGGTTCGCTGAAGGATGTCATCCAAGATGCAGACGTCTTTATCGGCGTTTCAGTCGAAGGCGCTCTAACGAAAGAAATGGTGGAAAGCATGGCGAAAGATCCGATTATTTTCGCAATGGCCAACCCGAATCCGGAAATCATGCCTGAAGACGCGCGCGCAGCCGGCGCAAGCGTAATCGGAACAGGCCGTTCTGATTTCCCGAACCAGGTAAACAATGTACTGGCATTCCCAGGCATTTTCCGCGGAGCGCTTGACGTTCGCGCGACTCACATCAACGAAGAAATGAAAATTGCTGCGGTTGAAGCGATCGCTTCCCTCGTTTCAGAGGATGAATTAAGCGCGGATTATGTCATCCCGGCTCCATTTGACAAACGCGTGGCTCCTGCCGTTGCGAAAGCTGTTGCGAAAGCAGCGATGGAAACGGGTGTCGCCAGAATTACGGTCGACCCTGAGGAAGTGGCTGAAAAAACAAGACAGCTGACGGTCATCGGCGAATAA